One Phoenix dactylifera cultivar Barhee BC4 chromosome 8, palm_55x_up_171113_PBpolish2nd_filt_p, whole genome shotgun sequence genomic window carries:
- the LOC103715336 gene encoding protein CURVATURE THYLAKOID 1A, chloroplastic-like has translation MAAATTTAAYTAVLGGTRLPSAASAAPRNPYLLLSPSPRRFSSSSLPLASSSLLPDAHRFSSLHVKATSSSEETSSSADDLLADLKEKWDAIENKSTVFLYGGGAVVAVWLSSILVGAINSVPLLPKLMELVGLGYTGWFVYRYLLFKQSRKELASDIEALKKKIAGTGE, from the exons ATGGCGGCGGCGACAACAACGGCGGCGTACACGGCGGTGCTGGGGGGAACTCGCCTCCCCTCGGCGGCTTCCGCCGCTCCTCGGAACCCCTACCTCCTCCTCTCGCCTTCCCCTCGCcgcttctcttcctcctccctccctcttgcTTCGTCGTCTCTCCTCCCAG ATGCACACAGGTTTTCTTCACTCCATGTAAAAGCCACTTCTTCGTCAGAAGAGACATCTAGTTCTGCTGACGACCTCCTGGCGGATTTAAAGGAGAAG TGGGATGCTATCGAGAACAAATCCACAGTTTTCCTTTATGGAGGAGGTGCAGTTGTTGCAGTTTGGCTGTCTTCCATTCTTGTTGGTGCCATCAATTCTGTCCCGCTG CTTCCGAAGCTAATGGAGTTAGTGGGGCTTGGATATACTGGATGGTTTGTGTATCGCTACCTACTTTTCAAG CAAAGCAGAAAAGAGTTAGCCAGCGATATTGAAGctttaaagaaaaagattgCAGGAACAGGTGAATAA
- the LOC103715337 gene encoding 14-3-3-like protein — MSSAESTRVENVYMAKLAEQAERYEEMVEFMEKVAKTVDVEELNVEERNLLSVAYKNVIGARRASWRIISSIEQKEESRGNEDHVSTIKEYRGKIEGELSKICDGILKLLDSHLIPSAAAAESKVFYLKMKGDYHRYLAEFKTGSERKDAAENTLMAYKSAQDIALAELAPTHPIRLGLALNFSVFYYEILNSPDRACSLAKQAFDEAISELDTLGEESYKDSTLIMQLLRDNLTLWTSDIMEDAGDEIKEAPKKEAGEGQ, encoded by the exons atGTCTTCGGCGGAATCAACTCGTGTGGAGAATGTGTACATGGCCAAGTTGGCCGAGCAGGCAGAGAGGTACGAGGAGATGGTAGAATTCATGGAGAAGGTGGCAAAGACTGTGgatgtggaggagctcaatgtAGAGGAGCGCAACCTTCTGTCTGTGGCCTACAAGAATGTGATCGGGGCCCGCCGGGCCTCGTGGCGCATCATCTCCTCGATTGAGCAGAAGGAGGAGAGCCGTGGGAATGAGGATCATGTTTCCACGATCAAGGAGTACCGGGGCAAGATTGAGGGTGAGCTCAGCAAGATCTGTGATGGCATCCTGAAGCTGCTTGATTCCCACCTCATCCCCTCTGCCGCTGCTGCTGAGTCGAAGGTGTTCTACCTCAAGATGAAGGGAGATTACCACAG GTACCTTGCGGAGTTTAAGACAGGGTCGGAGAGGAAGGACGCTGCTGAGAATACACTGATGGCTTACAAGTCTGCTCAg GATATTGCACTGGCTGAACTGGCCCCAACTCACCCGATAAGGCTTGGGCTTGCACTTAATTTCTCTGTTTTCTACTATGAGATCCTGAACTCCCCGGACCGTGCTTGCAGTCTTGCAAAACAG GCTTTTGATGAGGCTATATCTGAGTTAGACACTTTAGGCGAGGAATCCTATAAGGACAGTACACTGATCATGCAGCTTCTCCGGGACAACTTGACCCTTTGGACCTCTGATATCATG GAAGATGCTggggatgagatcaaagaagctcCAAAGAAGGAAGCAGGAGAGGGGCAGTAA